A region of the bacterium genome:
GATTCACCGTCAATTTCAAGCATGATGGCTTCGGAACAGATTTGACGATTTTCGCCCTCGAGTTTGCGGCAGTGTGCCGTGACCCAAGCGCGCTGAGCGGCAGGGGCGGATTCGTTGAGTACGACGAGAATCGTGCGAGTGGGATGAACGAGCGCGAGTTCCGGAATCAATTCGCGCGCAGAGTTTTGAGCATCGTGCCTGCAAATCAGGACAAGGTTGAACGCAGTTGCGCGCGTCAGCAGCTGATTTTCGGACTCCGCATTGCGCCACAGGGTTTCAAGTTCCTGCTCGATTTTGGAGACATCAACTTCCTGCGGCGGAGCCAGCGGAGCTAAACTATGGTCGGGACTCACAGCTTTCTCCAGCGATGATTTTCGGCCGCGAGCAAGACGTCGGCCTCTGCGGGTCCCCAAGAACCTGCCACATACTGCGGCAAGGACTCTGAGGTGTCTTTGGCCCATGCGTCCAGCACGGGCTGCACAATGCGCCAGCCTTCTTCGACGGAATCACGCCTTGCAAACAGCGTTTGGTCACCCACCATCGCGTCCAGCAGGAGCCGCTCGTAGGCATCTGAAAGGCGTTCGCCGAACGACGTTCCATAGCGAAAATCCATTTCGACAGGCCGCACGTGCAGCGCATGTCCGGGGAGTTTGGCTTCAAACTTCAAGCTGATGCCTTCGTTGGGCTGAATACGAATGGCCAGCACGTTTTGTTCAAGACGGTCGACAGGGGATTGCGAGAACACCATGAGCGGCACTTTGCGAAAGACGATTGCCACTTCGGTGACACGCTTTGCCAATCGTTTTCCGGTCCGCAGATAGAACGGCACTCCGCTCCAGCGCCAGTTGTCAATATAGAGCTTCAATGCGGCATAGGTATCGGTGCGGGAGGTGGATTTGACTCCTTTTTCATCGAGATACCCCGGCACGGCTTTTCCGGCGACAGCACCGGCAGCATATTGCGCACGCACGGCGACATTGGCGACATCCTGCTGAGTGATTGGCCGCACGGCTTCGAGCACTTTGCGCTTCTCGTCGCGGATAGCCTCCGCAGCCAAACTCGCGGGGCGCTCCATGGCAACCATCGAAAGAATCTGCAACAAGTGGTTCTGGATCATATCGCGCAGCGCACCGGACTCTTCGTAGTATTCCGCGCGTTCTTCGACTCCCAGCGCTTCCGCGGCGGTGATTTGAACGTGGTCTAC
Encoded here:
- the zwf gene encoding glucose-6-phosphate dehydrogenase, with the protein product MSDPNPFRSGMLSERPADPCVLIIFGATGDLAQRKLFPSLAHLVREGRISEQTQFLCVSRGDLDESTFRQTVIDNARTLAPHSIPDEEFARRFAERIFVVSDAGEGGRFDKLRWRLGEMAGAGGPHNHLIYLSIPPTGYQPTIAKLGAVGISNPEHGAWSRIIIEKPFGRDLASARDLNHAAAQVFREEQIYRIDHYLGKETVQNILVLRLANTLFEPIWNLRYVDHVQITAAEALGVEERAEYYEESGALRDMIQNHLLQILSMVAMERPASLAAEAIRDEKRKVLEAVRPITQQDVANVAVRAQYAAGAVAGKAVPGYLDEKGVKSTSRTDTYAALKLYIDNWRWSGVPFYLRTGKRLAKRVTEVAIVFRKVPLMVFSQSPVDRLEQNVLAIRIQPNEGISLKFEAKLPGHALHVRPVEMDFRYGTSFGERLSDAYERLLLDAMVGDQTLFARRDSVEEGWRIVQPVLDAWAKDTSESLPQYVAGSWGPAEADVLLAAENHRWRKL